A portion of the Hoylesella buccalis ATCC 35310 genome contains these proteins:
- a CDS encoding DUF3945 domain-containing protein: MAKKKDEKDVLVVRDEKTGEISVVAGLNADGTPKRTPAKAENAQSFLQFDRHGDVLDNFFKNFFRQCKEPSRFGFYRIAADQAENLLEVMKQLLKDPEANKELLAPHKVDTSDYEKKVQEEMAAQQTEKQEPQKQENMEQRKEQQQDKSEQMQGKRGYQPIDESKINWQELEDRWGVKRDNLEKSGDLTKMLNYGKSDLVKVKPTFGGESFELDARLSFKKDGEGNISLVPHFIRKEQKLDEYKEHKFSDNDRKNLRETGNLGRVVDIVDRETGEIIPSYISIDRKTNEITDIPASRVRIPERIGKTEITTQERDMLRAGLPVRDKLIERNDGRKFVTTLQVNVEQRGVEFVPGTGKSPRTAQTQETKGDTSKSQAQGGENAAQTKKEQRRNTWTNEDGSIRPISKWSGVSFTDQQKADYVAGKAVKLENVTDKQGFHATMYIKFNPEKGRPYRYDTNPDNAQQVAPSNESRTQVAVNNDGKTNEATKNLREPLQKGQTNPKDARQQQQQEKPQKKTGKGMKM; this comes from the coding sequence ATGGCAAAGAAAAAAGACGAAAAGGACGTGCTGGTAGTCCGTGACGAGAAGACAGGCGAGATCAGCGTGGTAGCCGGGCTGAACGCGGACGGCACACCCAAGCGCACCCCCGCAAAAGCGGAGAACGCGCAGAGTTTCCTGCAATTCGACCGACATGGCGACGTGCTGGACAACTTCTTCAAGAACTTCTTCCGGCAGTGCAAGGAACCCAGCCGCTTCGGTTTCTACCGCATTGCGGCAGACCAAGCTGAAAATCTCTTAGAGGTGATGAAGCAACTGCTGAAAGACCCCGAAGCGAACAAGGAGCTGCTCGCCCCTCACAAGGTGGACACCTCCGACTATGAGAAGAAGGTGCAGGAAGAGATGGCAGCACAACAGACAGAGAAACAAGAACCTCAAAAACAGGAGAACATGGAACAACGGAAAGAACAGCAACAGGACAAATCCGAACAGATGCAGGGCAAACGTGGCTACCAGCCCATCGACGAGAGTAAAATCAACTGGCAGGAGCTGGAGGACAGATGGGGCGTAAAGCGGGACAACCTTGAAAAGTCCGGCGACCTTACGAAGATGCTCAACTATGGCAAGTCCGACTTGGTAAAGGTCAAACCGACCTTCGGCGGCGAATCATTCGAGCTGGACGCCCGCCTCTCCTTCAAGAAGGACGGTGAGGGAAACATCAGCCTCGTGCCGCACTTCATCCGCAAGGAGCAGAAGCTGGATGAGTACAAGGAACACAAATTCTCCGACAATGACCGGAAGAACCTCCGCGAAACGGGCAATCTCGGTAGGGTCGTGGACATTGTGGACAGGGAAACGGGCGAGATCATCCCCTCCTACATCAGCATCGACCGCAAGACGAATGAAATCACGGACATTCCGGCAAGCAGGGTGCGCATCCCGGAGCGCATCGGCAAGACGGAAATCACCACGCAGGAGCGGGACATGCTCCGCGCCGGACTGCCCGTACGCGACAAGCTCATCGAGCGCAACGACGGCAGAAAGTTCGTCACCACCCTGCAAGTGAACGTGGAGCAGCGCGGCGTGGAGTTCGTGCCGGGAACCGGCAAGTCGCCCCGTACCGCACAGACACAGGAAACCAAAGGCGACACATCGAAAAGTCAGGCGCAGGGCGGGGAAAATGCCGCACAGACCAAGAAGGAGCAACGCCGCAACACGTGGACGAACGAGGACGGCAGCATCCGCCCCATCAGCAAATGGAGCGGCGTGAGCTTCACCGACCAGCAGAAAGCCGACTATGTGGCGGGTAAAGCCGTGAAGCTGGAGAACGTGACCGACAAGCAGGGCTTCCATGCCACGATGTATATCAAGTTCAACCCGGAGAAGGGACGCCCGTACCGCTACGACACGAACCCTGACAATGCACAGCAGGTTGCTCCGTCCAACGAGAGCCGCACGCAGGTGGCGGTGAACAACGATGGCAAGACCAACGAGGCTACAAAGAATCTGAGAGAGCCGTTGCAGAAAGGTCAGACCAACCCGAAGGACGCCCGCCAGCAACAGCAGCAGGAGAAGCCGCAGAAGAAAACGGGCAAGGGCATGAAAATGTAA
- the topB gene encoding type IA DNA topoisomerase, translating into MKTIIAEKPSVAREIARIVGATKREEGYFEGGGYAVTWAFGHLVQLAMPDGYGVRGFVRDNLPIIPDTFTLVPRQVRTEKGYKPDSGVVSQIKVIKRLFDTSEHIIVATDAGREGELIFRYLYHYTGCTTPFVRLWISSLTDKAIREGLRKLEDGSKYDNLYLAAKARSESDWLVGINGTQALSIAAGHGTYSVGRVQTPTLAMVCERYWENRRFTSEAFWQLHIATDGCDGEVVKFSSSEKWKEKEPAMELYNKVKAAGCATVTKAERKEKTEETPLLYDLTTLQKEANAKHGFTAEQTLEIAQKLYEKKLITYPRTGSRYIPEDVFAEIPKLLAFIGTQPEWKDKVRAKAAPTRRSVDDGKVTDHHALLVTGEKPLFLSKEDNTIYQMIAGRMVEAFSEKCVKDVTTVTAECAGVEFTVKGSVVKQTGWRAVYGEEKEEITIPGWQEGDTLTPKGSSITEGKTKPKPLHTEATLLSAMETAGKEIEDDALRQAMKDCGIGTPATRASIIETLFKRGYMERCKKSLVPTEKGLALNSVVKTMRIADVAMTGEWEKELARIERGELSDDTFRKEIEAYTREITSELISCDKLFGSRDSGCACPKCGTGRMRFYGKVVRCDNTECGLPVFRLKAGRTLSDDEIKDLLTEGHTKLLKGFKSKQGKSFDAVVAFDGEYNTTFVFPEAKKDKKFSGRKK; encoded by the coding sequence ATGAAGACAATCATTGCAGAAAAGCCCTCCGTGGCACGTGAAATCGCCCGCATCGTGGGCGCGACAAAGAGAGAGGAAGGATATTTCGAGGGAGGCGGTTATGCCGTGACATGGGCATTCGGACACCTCGTTCAGCTTGCCATGCCCGACGGCTACGGCGTGCGCGGATTTGTCCGTGACAACCTCCCGATTATTCCCGACACATTCACGCTCGTCCCCCGTCAGGTCAGGACGGAGAAAGGTTACAAGCCCGACAGCGGCGTGGTGTCGCAGATAAAAGTCATCAAAAGACTGTTCGACACAAGCGAACATATCATCGTGGCGACCGATGCCGGACGCGAGGGAGAGCTTATCTTCCGCTACCTCTACCACTATACGGGTTGCACCACTCCTTTCGTGCGCCTGTGGATCAGCTCTCTCACCGACAAAGCTATCCGCGAGGGACTGCGGAAACTCGAAGACGGCAGCAAATACGACAACCTCTACCTCGCCGCCAAAGCGCGGAGCGAATCCGACTGGCTCGTGGGCATCAACGGCACACAGGCGTTATCCATCGCCGCCGGACACGGCACGTATTCCGTGGGGCGGGTGCAGACACCAACGTTGGCTATGGTATGTGAACGCTACTGGGAGAACCGCCGCTTTACGTCCGAAGCATTCTGGCAGCTCCATATCGCAACGGACGGTTGCGACGGCGAAGTCGTGAAATTCTCATCCTCCGAGAAATGGAAAGAGAAAGAACCGGCGATGGAACTATATAATAAGGTAAAGGCGGCAGGTTGCGCCACTGTCACGAAAGCCGAGCGCAAGGAGAAGACGGAGGAAACTCCCTTGCTCTACGACCTGACCACGCTCCAGAAAGAAGCCAACGCCAAGCACGGCTTCACGGCGGAACAGACGCTTGAAATCGCGCAGAAACTCTACGAAAAGAAGTTGATAACCTATCCGAGAACGGGAAGCCGCTACATCCCCGAAGACGTGTTTGCCGAAATTCCCAAACTGCTCGCTTTCATCGGCACACAGCCCGAATGGAAAGACAAGGTGCGGGCAAAAGCCGCCCCGACACGCCGCAGCGTGGACGACGGCAAGGTGACAGACCACCATGCCCTGCTCGTCACGGGTGAGAAACCGCTCTTCCTCTCCAAAGAGGACAATACCATCTATCAGATGATTGCCGGGCGCATGGTCGAGGCATTCTCTGAGAAATGCGTCAAGGATGTGACCACTGTCACGGCGGAATGTGCCGGAGTGGAGTTTACCGTAAAAGGCAGCGTCGTGAAGCAAACCGGATGGCGTGCCGTCTATGGCGAGGAAAAAGAGGAAATTACCATCCCCGGCTGGCAGGAAGGCGACACGCTGACACCGAAAGGCTCGTCCATTACCGAAGGAAAGACCAAACCCAAGCCGCTGCATACCGAAGCCACCCTGCTCTCGGCAATGGAAACGGCGGGCAAGGAAATTGAGGACGACGCACTGCGGCAGGCGATGAAGGACTGTGGCATCGGTACTCCCGCCACACGCGCCTCCATCATCGAAACGCTTTTCAAGCGCGGTTACATGGAACGCTGCAAGAAGTCGCTTGTTCCCACCGAAAAAGGACTTGCCCTCAATTCCGTCGTCAAGACGATGCGCATCGCCGATGTTGCCATGACGGGCGAATGGGAAAAGGAGCTGGCGCGTATCGAGCGCGGGGAACTGTCCGACGACACCTTCCGCAAGGAGATAGAGGCGTACACACGTGAGATAACCTCCGAACTGATCTCGTGCGACAAGCTCTTCGGCAGCCGTGACTCCGGCTGCGCGTGTCCCAAGTGTGGCACGGGCAGGATGCGGTTCTACGGCAAGGTGGTACGCTGCGACAACACGGAGTGCGGACTGCCCGTGTTCCGGCTGAAAGCGGGACGCACCCTGTCCGACGATGAAATCAAAGACCTGCTCACCGAAGGGCATACCAAGCTGCTCAAAGGGTTCAAGAGCAAACAGGGCAAGAGTTTCGATGCTGTTGTCGCCTTTGACGGGGAATATAACACGACTTTTGTGTTCCCGGAGGCTAAAAAGGACAAGAAATTTTCAGGACGGAAGAAATAG
- a CDS encoding DUF1896 domain-containing protein yields MNCSSIPDYTHTLDLVVALGGIPSAFFFLFPTDYPVNYQSAKSKVMNNKKKNEGQTDFSYYGLYLLDYLRTNKFEQADDTAFIRERADRAAETYERARLEGYPADGAQELAMDTLLRGLHYSRYAILREVVENEFADEVPEEKREAFVLKLLPLVGNVFSVYDLSDDNFALSSDYDLLYTELTGATVLYLDEYGV; encoded by the coding sequence ATGAATTGTTCTTCGATACCGGATTACACTCATACTTTGGATTTAGTGGTGGCACTCGGAGGGATACCGAGTGCCTTTTTCTTCCTTTTTCCAACCGATTATCCCGTTAATTATCAATCCGCTAAATCCAAAGTAATGAACAACAAGAAGAAAAACGAGGGTCAGACCGACTTTTCCTATTACGGTCTGTACCTGCTGGACTATCTCCGCACGAACAAGTTTGAACAGGCTGACGACACCGCTTTCATACGGGAACGGGCCGACCGTGCCGCCGAAACGTATGAGAGGGCACGGCTTGAAGGCTATCCCGCCGATGGTGCGCAGGAACTGGCGATGGACACGCTGCTGCGCGGGCTGCATTATTCCCGTTACGCCATCCTCCGCGAAGTCGTGGAAAACGAGTTTGCCGATGAAGTGCCGGAAGAGAAGCGTGAAGCCTTTGTCCTGAAACTGCTGCCGCTTGTCGGCAACGTGTTCTCCGTCTATGACCTCTCGGATGACAATTTCGCCCTGTCTTCCGATTACGACCTGCTCTACACGGAGCTGACGGGAGCAACCGTCCTTTACTTAGACGAATATGGCGTTTAA
- a CDS encoding site-specific integrase: MEKEKIKLLFYLKRGTQDKNGKSPVMGRISIGRSMVQFSCKCACTPNLWDSRKQRLVGKSAEAVSVNSELDRLQVSVHQVYESLLDKLNNTVTAEQIRELVFGLNSKSQGLLHHTDEYINRFRDRVGIDRSERRLKCLLLFRKHLAKFLRHRYHVDDIPVQKADTALIKDLEEYFAKEKGFKLNTSAGYLTMLASLLKDLHKRHIIDIYPFIAHSIRWDVGTPRYITREEVNKIAALSDNELQGYEQVSRDMFLFSCYTGLSYTDVYHLTAEHIIHESDMDWIRKPRVKTGNLCHIPLLPEASAIIERYRGIHTRAFRHEPPKGYLLPIPGCDTVNIHLKKIARLCGITKTLTFHMARHTFASQMTLSEGVSIESVSKMLGHSQIKTTQVYAETSPERVFRDVERIIPLIAQYRLIN; this comes from the coding sequence ATGGAAAAAGAAAAAATCAAGCTGCTTTTCTACCTCAAGAGAGGTACGCAGGACAAAAACGGGAAAAGTCCCGTTATGGGACGCATCAGTATCGGTCGCTCAATGGTTCAGTTCAGTTGCAAATGCGCCTGTACACCCAATCTATGGGACAGTCGTAAACAAAGACTTGTGGGCAAGAGTGCCGAAGCCGTATCAGTAAACAGCGAACTTGACCGACTGCAAGTAAGCGTCCATCAAGTTTACGAATCGCTTTTGGACAAGTTGAACAACACTGTTACGGCAGAGCAGATAAGGGAACTTGTATTCGGGTTAAACAGCAAGTCGCAGGGACTGCTTCATCATACGGACGAGTATATCAACCGCTTCCGTGATCGGGTGGGCATAGACCGCAGTGAAAGAAGACTGAAATGTCTGCTGCTTTTCCGTAAGCATCTGGCAAAATTTCTCAGACATCGCTACCATGTGGACGATATTCCCGTGCAAAAAGCCGATACTGCCCTTATCAAAGACTTGGAGGAGTATTTTGCCAAAGAAAAGGGTTTTAAACTCAACACCTCAGCTGGTTATCTTACAATGTTGGCATCCCTACTCAAGGACCTGCACAAACGGCACATCATAGACATCTATCCTTTCATCGCTCACTCTATCCGTTGGGACGTGGGTACACCCCGATACATCACAAGGGAGGAAGTAAACAAAATAGCGGCATTAAGCGATAACGAACTGCAAGGCTACGAGCAGGTATCAAGGGATATGTTTCTCTTTTCGTGCTATACCGGTCTTTCCTATACGGATGTGTACCACCTCACGGCAGAGCATATCATCCACGAGTCCGATATGGATTGGATACGCAAGCCGAGAGTGAAGACGGGCAACCTATGCCACATTCCGTTATTGCCCGAAGCGTCCGCCATCATCGAGCGGTACAGGGGTATCCATACAAGGGCGTTCCGTCACGAACCGCCCAAAGGGTATCTTCTGCCCATACCAGGCTGCGACACTGTAAATATCCATCTCAAGAAGATAGCTCGGCTTTGTGGTATCACAAAGACACTGACCTTCCACATGGCTCGCCACACCTTTGCTTCGCAGATGACGCTTTCAGAAGGCGTGTCTATCGAAAGCGTATCGAAAATGCTCGGACACAGCCAAATAAAGACCACACAGGTGTATGCAGAGACTTCTCCAGAGCGTGTCTTTCGGGATGTGGAGAGGATTATTCCTCTCATCGCACAATATCGTTTAATCAACTAA
- a CDS encoding site-specific integrase, with amino-acid sequence MKSTFSILFYIDRSKTSERNECIIRCRITCNGASASFSTGLHTSPDDWQSKIGRIKVAANRANDVNHQLDSIDKRLHALYELTLREENYITAEYLKEQFLHQGKPTPSLIELYQAVCESKEALQGKTIEKATVRAFRDSRKNFALFLKTRENGDCLPKEADKDLIEHYRLFMLRDLGNKESTVSNRLRHLHQVIRKALQERYIRKDPFEQIDIETPTYERNALTSDDLHKLLSYRPHRSVDNHCRLIFLLGCFTGLAFSDLKKLRMDDVYTFGDGCRYISLCRTKTQNRSIVPLLPIAEEILTIVSDGRKEGLLFREFPTNSHFNRKIRDIIIKAGLPPHTEATSHTARHTFATTICLENGLPIETVSKMLGHRFISTTELYAKVSKSKIAREMQPLMGSKTTRELRKALRVCPPRKPSGGQVTCPLTAKQPSLNINAK; translated from the coding sequence ATGAAAAGTACATTTTCAATTCTATTCTATATAGACAGAAGCAAAACAAGCGAAAGGAATGAATGCATTATACGCTGCCGTATCACCTGCAATGGTGCGTCTGCTTCATTCTCAACAGGATTGCACACCTCTCCCGATGATTGGCAATCAAAGATAGGACGCATAAAAGTGGCAGCTAACAGAGCGAATGATGTCAATCATCAACTGGACTCAATAGATAAACGACTTCACGCACTCTATGAACTCACGTTAAGGGAAGAGAACTACATCACGGCAGAATACCTTAAGGAGCAGTTCCTGCATCAAGGAAAACCTACCCCATCACTCATAGAGCTTTACCAAGCTGTCTGCGAAAGCAAGGAGGCATTGCAGGGCAAGACGATAGAAAAGGCTACCGTCAGGGCTTTCAGGGACAGTAGGAAGAATTTTGCACTTTTTCTAAAAACAAGGGAAAATGGGGACTGTCTTCCCAAAGAGGCAGACAAAGACCTCATAGAACATTACCGCCTATTTATGCTACGGGACTTGGGAAACAAGGAAAGCACTGTTTCCAATCGTCTGCGCCACCTGCATCAAGTCATCCGAAAAGCACTGCAAGAGCGATATATCCGTAAAGACCCTTTTGAGCAGATAGACATTGAAACGCCCACCTACGAGCGCAATGCCCTCACTTCTGACGATTTACACAAACTTCTCTCATATCGCCCACACCGCTCGGTGGACAACCATTGCAGACTCATCTTCCTCTTGGGCTGTTTCACGGGGCTGGCATTCTCAGACTTGAAGAAACTCCGAATGGACGATGTTTATACATTCGGGGATGGGTGTAGGTACATATCGCTCTGTCGCACAAAGACACAGAACAGGAGCATTGTTCCTTTATTGCCCATTGCCGAAGAGATACTCACCATTGTCAGCGACGGACGAAAGGAGGGTTTGCTCTTTCGTGAGTTCCCCACGAATAGCCATTTCAACCGCAAGATAAGGGACATTATCATCAAGGCAGGACTCCCACCTCATACCGAAGCCACCTCGCATACGGCACGGCACACCTTTGCCACGACCATCTGTTTGGAGAACGGTTTGCCGATAGAAACCGTCAGTAAGATGCTCGGACACCGTTTCATTTCCACCACCGAACTTTACGCAAAGGTCAGCAAGAGTAAAATTGCCCGTGAAATGCAGCCACTCATGGGTAGCAAAACCACAAGGGAACTGCGAAAGGCCCTGCGTGTCTGTCCGCCAAGAAAGCCAAGCGGAGGACAAGTAACTTGTCCTTTGACTGCAAAGCAACCATCATTGAACATCAACGCTAAATAA
- a CDS encoding DUF1896 domain-containing protein: protein MKENKKLELSYFRLKLRSYMSEHHPEKLQDAEFITARADMALTAYCDAVAQGFKYPEAESMASEVLYYGLHFSKYDTLVSVLENEFERELPASLPERLATILLSNKAIQATFDKFGLTDTFASDEQYDRLYTELTGTIVLLTKSNHLPIIGQTEG from the coding sequence ATGAAAGAGAACAAAAAGCTGGAACTTTCTTACTTTCGATTGAAATTAAGAAGTTACATGAGTGAGCATCACCCTGAGAAGTTGCAAGATGCGGAGTTTATCACCGCACGGGCAGATATGGCTCTCACAGCTTACTGCGATGCCGTGGCGCAAGGTTTTAAGTACCCCGAAGCGGAGAGCATGGCAAGCGAGGTTTTGTATTATGGCTTGCATTTTTCCAAGTATGACACGCTTGTATCTGTATTGGAAAACGAGTTTGAAAGGGAACTGCCTGCATCGCTTCCTGAAAGACTCGCAACCATCTTGTTGTCGAATAAGGCTATTCAAGCCACATTCGACAAGTTCGGTTTGACGGACACATTTGCTTCTGACGAGCAATACGACCGTCTTTACACCGAACTCACAGGCACAATAGTGCTGCTCACCAAGAGCAATCATCTGCCAATAATCGGTCAGACGGAGGGGTAA
- a CDS encoding helix-turn-helix domain-containing protein produces MKLIIIDRKAWERHCSEFADFIHSIEQLIGNPPETDEWLDNEAVCHRLGISKRTLQSYRDTGKIPFSIIGHKCYYKESDIAELLNANNE; encoded by the coding sequence ATGAAACTCATTATTATCGACCGCAAAGCGTGGGAGCGGCACTGCTCCGAATTTGCAGACTTTATCCACAGTATTGAACAGCTTATCGGCAATCCGCCCGAAACGGACGAATGGCTCGACAATGAAGCCGTATGCCACAGGCTCGGCATCAGCAAACGCACCCTGCAATCCTATCGCGACACGGGTAAAATACCCTTCTCCATCATTGGGCATAAATGCTATTATAAGGAGAGCGACATCGCAGAGTTACTGAATGCAAACAATGAATGA
- a CDS encoding helix-turn-helix domain-containing protein, with amino-acid sequence MEENEIITQQDPQMQMFAQLMEGTLKKLERYCSTARPMLGGEVYLTGEEVCSQLRLSTRTLQEYRNLGTLPFYKIGGKILYKQSDIQTMLERHYNPIPQTGKL; translated from the coding sequence ATGGAAGAGAATGAAATCATTACACAGCAAGACCCTCAAATGCAGATGTTTGCACAGTTGATGGAGGGTACTTTGAAGAAACTGGAGCGTTATTGTTCTACAGCCCGTCCGATGTTAGGCGGAGAGGTTTACCTCACTGGCGAGGAGGTTTGCAGCCAATTACGGCTCAGCACACGTACGCTCCAAGAGTACAGAAACTTAGGAACACTTCCTTTCTACAAAATCGGAGGGAAGATACTTTACAAACAGAGCGACATACAGACAATGCTTGAAAGGCATTATAATCCAATACCGCAAACGGGTAAGTTATGA